The Methylomonas sp. UP202 DNA window TTCCGCGCCGCTTAGTGGTTTTCAACGTCAAAATCGGCCAATGACACTCCGGACAGGCTTCCTTAATCGGCGCGTCCCATAGCGCGTAGTCGCACTTGGGATACTCGGAGCAGGAATAGAAAATTTTGCCGCTGCGAGCCTTGCGCTTAAGGATATTGCCTCGCTTGCACTGCGGACACTCAACACCGGTGTCCTGCGGCTTTTCCAGCGGTTCGATGTGTTTGCACTTGGGATAGGCACTACACCCCAGAAACTTGCCGTACCGCCCAGTCTTGATAACCAACGGCGACGCGCACTTCGGACAATCGCGACCTTCGGCCACCTCCGGCTCGGCAGTTGTCGCGCTGCTCTCCTCGCCGATATTTCGGGTATAAGAACAGGTTGGGTAATTGGTACAGCCGATGAAACGACCGTTACGCCCCAAACGGATCGACAGCGGGCTACCGCATTCCGGGCAGGCCTCGTCTATGCTTTCCTGGGTCACATCCTTGCGCTGCACACTCTCTTCTTTCTCGTTAATCAATTGCGTGAACGGCCGCCAAAAGTCGTTCATCAACGGAATCCAATCCTTCTCGCCGCGCGACACCGCATCCAAGTCGTCTTCCAGATTGGCGGTAAAGCTGTAATCGACGTATTTGGTGAAATGTTCGGTCAGGAACTTGTTGACGATGCGCCCGACATCGGTCGGATAAAACCGCTTATTTTCTATCGTCACGTATTCGCGATTTTGCAAGGTCGAGATAATCGTCGCGTAAGTGGACGGACGACCGATGCCGTGTTCTTCCAGAGCCTTGACCAGACTCGCCTCGCTGTAACGCGGCGGCGGCTCGGTAAAATGCTGCGTCGCGGCGATGTCGTTCAACACCACCGGGCGGCCTTCTTCCATCGGCGGCAACAGACTGTCCTGATCGTCGGCGGCTTCCTTGCTGTCGTCCACGCCTTCCAAATACACCTTCATGAAGCCGGGATTGGTCACCGTGGAACCGGTGGCACGAAACACGTTCTGTTCGCTACCGCAATTCAGATCGACTGCCACTTGATTCAAGGTGGCGTGGATCATCTGACAGGCGACGGTTCGCTTCCAGATAAGATCATAGAGCTTGAATTGCTCCGCGCTAAGCCGGTTTTTTACCAGTTCCGGCAAACGCTGTACCGAGGTCGGCCGAATCGCCTCGTGGGCTTCCTGAGCGTTTTTTGATTTGGTTTTAAACTGCCGAGGTTCCTTGGGCACGTCCGCCGCACCGTATTTTTCGGCGATCAGGGCGCGAATGTCGGCGATGGCTTCGTCGGCCAGATTGACCGAGTCGGTACGCATATAGGAAATCAAACCGACGGTCTCGCCCCCCAGATCGATGCCCTCGTAGAGTTGCTGCGCGACCATCATCGTTCGCTTAGTCGTGAAACCCAACTTACGCGCCGCTTCCTGTTGCAATGTCGAGGTTATGAACGGCGGCGCCGGATTCTTGCTTCGTTGCTTTTTTTCCAGTTTGGCGACGATCAACTTGCCGTCGGCCTGTTCCAGCAGTGACTGCTTGGCTGCGGTGGCGGCTACTTCGTCGGTAAAACTGAATTGATTGAGTTTCTCGCCGCAGTAGTGCGTCAACTTGGCTTTGAAAGGCTGACCTTGCGCGCTGGCGTCGGCGGTATGCGACCAATATTCGCGAGTTTTAAACGCCTCGATTTCCAATTCGCGCTCGACGATCATCCGCAACGCAGGGCTTTGCACGCGGCCGGCCGATAAACCGCGCCGGATCTTTTTCCACAATAGCGGCGACAGGTTGAAACCGACCAAATAATCCAAGGCCCGCCGCGCTTGCTGGGCGTTGACCAGATTATTGGAAAGTTCCGTCGGATGAGCGATCGCTTCGGTAACGGCTTTTTTGGTAATTTCGTGGAAGACTACCCGCAGAACTTCCTTATCCTTGAGCAGCTTCTTTTCCTTCAAATGCTCGTAGACGTGCCAGGAAATCGCTTCACCCTCGCGATCAGGGTCTGTTGCCAGATACAAAGTATCGACATTTTTCAGAGCTTTGCCGATTTCCTGCAAGTGGCGCTGATTGCGATCGATGACCTGATACTTCATCGAGAAACCGTTTTCCGGATCGACGGCGCCCTCCTTGGGAATCAAATCTCGAACATGACCGTATGAAGCCAGCACCTGGAAGTCTTTTCCAAGGTATTTTTCGATGGTTTTACATTTAGCCGGAGACTCTACGATGACTAAACTCTTGCTCATGCTATCCGTGTACTATCAATGCAAAGAAGTCGGAATCAGATCGTAAACGATATCTTCCATTCTAGAGAAAGCGGCGCTGTCACCGGGCTGACTCAGCAGCACCATCAACACGATCCATTTCAACTTGTCCAACGTAATCTCTTCTTCCTTTAGCGCCATCGCCCGATCAATGGCAATCTCCCGATTCGCCGGACTTAAGATACCGGTGTGCTCCAGATACATCAGAAAGTCGCGGCATTCGAGATCGAAAACAGCCATTTCCTGACTGCCGAATATCCGAAAGGACGGGGAAGCGATCGTCGAGATGGTTTCAATATCGGCCAGCGACTCCAGCCAATCGAAGGCTCTATTGACATCGGGCTGCTGAAAACCGGCATCCAGCAGTTCGCTGGCAATGACCGAAGTGTCGGGATAGTTATCGCTATCGCCGTCGAGATAGTTTTCGAACAGATAGATGAGCACATCAAAAATGTCTTCTTTCATTAAAAGCCTTTA harbors:
- the topA gene encoding type I DNA topoisomerase — its product is MSKSLVIVESPAKCKTIEKYLGKDFQVLASYGHVRDLIPKEGAVDPENGFSMKYQVIDRNQRHLQEIGKALKNVDTLYLATDPDREGEAISWHVYEHLKEKKLLKDKEVLRVVFHEITKKAVTEAIAHPTELSNNLVNAQQARRALDYLVGFNLSPLLWKKIRRGLSAGRVQSPALRMIVERELEIEAFKTREYWSHTADASAQGQPFKAKLTHYCGEKLNQFSFTDEVAATAAKQSLLEQADGKLIVAKLEKKQRSKNPAPPFITSTLQQEAARKLGFTTKRTMMVAQQLYEGIDLGGETVGLISYMRTDSVNLADEAIADIRALIAEKYGAADVPKEPRQFKTKSKNAQEAHEAIRPTSVQRLPELVKNRLSAEQFKLYDLIWKRTVACQMIHATLNQVAVDLNCGSEQNVFRATGSTVTNPGFMKVYLEGVDDSKEAADDQDSLLPPMEEGRPVVLNDIAATQHFTEPPPRYSEASLVKALEEHGIGRPSTYATIISTLQNREYVTIENKRFYPTDVGRIVNKFLTEHFTKYVDYSFTANLEDDLDAVSRGEKDWIPLMNDFWRPFTQLINEKEESVQRKDVTQESIDEACPECGSPLSIRLGRNGRFIGCTNYPTCSYTRNIGEESSATTAEPEVAEGRDCPKCASPLVIKTGRYGKFLGCSAYPKCKHIEPLEKPQDTGVECPQCKRGNILKRKARSGKIFYSCSEYPKCDYALWDAPIKEACPECHWPILTLKTTKRRGTEKVCPQKECKYATPYEGDPDDVNGPA
- a CDS encoding DUF494 domain-containing protein — protein: MKEDIFDVLIYLFENYLDGDSDNYPDTSVIASELLDAGFQQPDVNRAFDWLESLADIETISTIASPSFRIFGSQEMAVFDLECRDFLMYLEHTGILSPANREIAIDRAMALKEEEITLDKLKWIVLMVLLSQPGDSAAFSRMEDIVYDLIPTSLH